A section of the Humulus lupulus chromosome 2, drHumLupu1.1, whole genome shotgun sequence genome encodes:
- the LOC133815305 gene encoding uncharacterized protein LOC133815305, with protein MMNDSNLINVLLANEKLTSDNFMKWKSNMNIVLNCEFYKFVFTEECLEVPTATAPKTTREKYDAWILSNNKAKCYMLASMSDVLRKKHEDMETAYEIWESLQAMFGQQSDQCRHEATRAYMNMRMKKGNFIIEHVLNMIKTLHDAEIHGATIY; from the coding sequence aTGATGAATGACTCAAACCTTATTAATGTTTTACTAGCAAATGAAAAACTCACTagtgataattttatgaaatggaaatcaaacatgaacattgtgttGAATTGTGAGTTTTACAAGTTTGTCTTTACTGAGGAATGTCTTGAGGTCCCTACTGCCACTGCTCCCAAAACTACAAGGGAGAAGTATGATGCTTGGATTTTATCCAACAACAAGGCTAAATGCtacatgcttgctagtatgagtgatGTACTCAGAAAGAAGCATGAGGACATGGAGACTGCATATGAAATATGGGAGTCTCTTCAAGCCATGTTTGGACAGCAGTCCGACCAAtgcagacatgaggctactagagccTATATGAACATGAGAATGAAGAAAGGAAATTTTATCATAGAACATGTTCTAAACATGATCAAAACACTGCATGATGCAGAAATTCATGGAGCAACCATTTATTAG